CGAGACCCTATTTTCGCCTCCTTTCACTCTTAAGGCAGGACGAGTGCGGAAGGGCCTTTTTCCCGCCGCGCGTGGAgttctgtttttccttcattgcCTTATTTTCGTTGCTtatgaagaagcaaaaaaatagggCATATCCCAACAGCTTGAGGTTCTTAATCAattgagaaaataaattattttttcttggaCATGGTGCGTTCTCCTGGTCTGCATATTTTCTTCGGTGATATTTCTCCTCTTTACATTTGTGTCCGATGCTTATGTTGTGCGAGTTGTTTTCATGCTTTGCCCCGTGGGGATGGGTTCGTCCTTTGAGTGGGTCAACAAGGTCATCGCCTAATCTGCCGCTAGAACAACTTTCGCGCTTACGGAGGAGGCTACCAGAGGCAACGGTCCCCCTCTTGGAACCCCCTTCAAGGAAGGGCCTCCTAAGGGGCAGAAAATAATggctgcatttttttctcagttCCGCCTCCATATAGGACCTATTCGTGAAGTACATGTCTTTCAAATAATTATCGAATTCTAGTGagcattttttgttcatataagAATTACCCTCATTTTGGCCTATACGGTCTCCTGGATGAAGGCACCTAGTGACATGAGGCTGACAAAAGGGGTGACAAACATAGCGAAATGATCCATTTTGAATATCATAGGGATTGTCAAAACTGAAGTGATTGTCTCTACAGTTTTGTTTCCCACAGGGGTTGTAGTAATAGTGCATAGTACTTACATGGACTAGCGGGTTGAAGTCGCTTacgctatttttttctagaACCTCCTCATTGCTTCTTCCAGGGTAGACACGGTTTGGTAGGTACACCGCATGGTCGTtttgttttcgtttttcctctttggcATCGTTCGTTAAAGCATTTTCCTCCGTGAGTCCCTTTCCATTGAGAGGTTCACTCCTTCTATATGGTTTGGGAAGGCTAACAATTCGTCTATCCTCTTGGAAGACATCATTTTGGTTGCACCTGATCCTGTCTAACTTTAAATTATGTCTCCAGTCGGATGCTGATCCTGGAGAATCTTCACTGAGAGAGTATTTCCTCACTGCAAAGTATTTGTagtttttttcatacatgTCTTCAACACTGTCATTTGAAGACACAACTGTTTCAGTGCTGGACATGATATTATAATGCTCTGTATCGTTGCGGGGGAATTCCATCCAGGTATCTTCCTTAGCATTGGGCTCTCCCTCCATCATGGTTTCAACCTGACTCCCCTTTTGATGCAAGGTTTTCTTATAATCTGTGTAGTCCTCATGTATGTGACACCTTTCCCTCGTTAAACCTTTTATCACTTGGGAGTTTCTTCCCAATTCTGTGTACCCCTTTGATTCGTCATGCTCTTGCACaagttttccatttttatgtttatccTTGGAATTCCTCTCTTCTATGACTGCAATTTCTCCATCGAGTTGGTTAacgcgcatttttttttttttttttttttttttttccttcctttacacTTGGTAGTTCGTTTTTATTGGCTTCCGTTTGGCTCGTACTTCTGATGAATGCTCACGTTTCTGCACTTCGGTTGGTTTGCAAAATTGCGAGAAGCTGTGCATCCTCGTGGCAACTGTCCCGCATGACATGTGTCCGTCGTTCCGTCATTCATGTGGCCTTGTCTTAACGTTTtgtggaaaaagggaagaaaggagaaaaaaaaaaaaaaaaattgtacaaacTTGTTTCAAACATGTTATGGGAAGATTCCCAAACTTCATTTCTCTTGACGAATTTCCCACTCCACGCAAGGTaccaaaggaaaatatacgCCCCTGATTGAGGAAATTCCCTCTTCGCCATGCACATCACGCATGCACTCTCGACGAATGCTTTTTCTTCTGACAAATGGCCTTTTTGCAAAGCGCAAAGTTTTCCTCATTAACGGGTACCTCTCGTTACCCTCCTACGCGaatgtcttccttttttttcgtgcccAGCATTACATTGTAACTCACAAATGTTATCACAAGAAGGTGTGACAAAGGTGTACATTATTAGTagggcatattttttaagaagTCATTTTCACCGAAAGGATGTCACTGTGCcgcaaaaataaatggcTACTGAATTTAGCGCTTGTGGAAAATTAATATAAGCAATTTTAAATGCCCATTTAGAAGGCGCAGATGGAAACTGAAATGAATTCCGtttatgcgtttttttccACTGTCCAAAATTCTACAGTCAAACTGTTCTTTCGTGCAGAATTAAAGTTGATTTAAAATAGACATAAAACAAGACATGGCATCATGTGGTCCACAATTTTACGAATCAGccgcccttttttttattaaacattttagcaacacatttttaagaaaattcGCCTCCTTTTGTTCAACAGATGGGGATGTTGCTAACCCCCAGGTGGGCTAGCCTTTTGTCCATCTTTCGcatttttgtatgaacaatgtagaaaaaaaaaaaaaaaaaaaaaaaaaaaaaaaaaaatgaattggGGAAGATCACCTGAacaatgcaaaaaaaaaaaaaaaaaaaagaaaaaagaaagaccaAATTAAGCTAGCTAATAGTTATTTCCCTATCCTTTTTGAAACCACACACTTCCATGAATCCCCCAAACGAAGCTTCTTACAAATTAAGGAGAAAACGCTTTTTGGGTAACCTCCCTAGTGAAGTACatatgtaaaataaaaaaagtgtcacCTTTTTAATGACCATGGTTTTATCCACATTTTcgtttaaatatatttacacgtgtttttacaaaatggacaaaatttaATTCAAATGTGTGTAGGCGCATTTTCAATGCGTGGGAATATTAATCGACATATAAATGAAGTGGATCACACATCAatgtaaatgaaaaagggttAACACCAACTGTGTCATGGTGATGATtgtatgtaaataaaaaaaaaaaaaaatccacttTGTGTAGCTCATTGCTGGGAAGATGAGTCTACTCGGAAGTTACACAATAAATATAGATATTCACCAGGTGAAGTCTTGCGTagggaacgaaaaaaaaaaataaaataataaaataaaaaaaaggaaaaatgaaataaaaattcatcCCGAAGGGCAGATCGCCTTTAGGGCGGCTTCTTACCTCgtgcaaaattaaaacaataCACAGCACATGGTGAGATGTGGATGCCCCTGAAGGGTAACCCCCCTTGAATGCGCCAAGTTCTCACTTTAAATGGGCCCTCCTCAGCGTAACCGACCGGACGAACAGAATATCCCTAATTTTGGCAATATCGTTGCTGTTCATCCACCCGTAATCCTTCGTACACACGTCTTGCGTCTTCAAATTGGATAAATAATCTGCGACGTTGTTGtcatatatgtctatgtatTGATACACCGTTGAAAGTTTCAAGGGACTTACGGAAAAGTGGGACTCAGCTGAAAAACTTTTTCTCAAATGAAAGGTgattgatttttttaaaaattgaaaaatgtcattaatttcttcatccatCTGGGGAGTAATTTCATCATTTGAGGAGGCAGCACTTGAATATATGtcgaacatatttttaagatCACCTATATCTTTCGGGTATTGGTTGCTTGTTGATGGATGGTAAACAGACTTGTCCCCATAGGACATACTACCCAGATTATCGTCATGATGCTGGGAGAAATTTTGCGACAATTCGGAATATATGTTAAAATCTCTTTTCTCGTTTTCATCGCTGTGCACTTTGTCTGTGTTAGATTCTTCTTTCACACTCATTGTGTTACTCCCCTTTTGCGAAGTGCTCTCTTCCTCTCGTTtgccctttttatttgtgttCCTTGTACCTGTAATATTTAcccttttgataatttttgtaACTACTCTATCGATaaagttttttctctttagaataactttgttcatttcatttGCACTCTTCATCTTAATCTCCCTAAAATAGTTGTCCCGAAAATCTATGGTTTGGTAGATATAACTGGAAGGGTCCTTCCTCGGATCGTAGCCATATTTACAATAGGTGCGCCTCCAGGGGCCATCCGTGAAGTAGAAGCAAATTCGAGAGAAGCAACTCTTGAGACAGTATGTGCTCACACTATCAAGATGTTCCAATATTACTTCCTTTGACCAGATGGGTCTCACTTCGAACAGATCCTTAACCCTTTTATATAACTTATCGGACACGTATTTCTTTAATGCAGAATCGAATGGGATAGATGGAAATGTGGGGTCATCAAATTTGGCTATAGGGTTACAGTGGACTGTTTTTTTACTTACTATAATTTGGTTGCTCTGCTTTTCTGTGTGGTTTACACTTCGGCTTGCGGTTTTAGATTCGTTCGTTTCTTGGTCGTCCTGAGCCGGGCCGCTCCTTTCCGGGAACTTCATCAGCAGTTCTTCCCCATCGGAGAGGTTATCCGGGTGGTCATCACAATGCACACCTGCATCTTCACCTGTACGATTCTCCCCGTCGTCACCCCCCCTCACGTCCAACACTCCTCTTGCATCGCTATACTCACCAACGGGTTTACCCCAATTGTTACGATTTTGCACTTGTTCCTCGACCACCTCCTGCAAATGTGGGGCCATCCCAACCACGCTCTGCAGTGTGGAACCTCCCCGTGCTCCCTGTTCTGTTCTGTTAATGATAAGCTCTTGAATAAACTtctccatttcttctttgcttgCTTCCACATTCGAAGAAATCGGCGCTGTAAATTTGCTTATTAAATATCTATACTCCCTCAGATACCTACTGGTAGTTGTTGCTTCGTAATTTCTGTAGTAATATGGATTGGTACTTTTGCTATGGATGCAACAATTTAATTCGTATCCTTCACTTTCGTCCGTGGAAAATTCACTCTCCTTCACATGGTCGAATAATTCAATATTACTTTTACAGCttattacttttttgtaCAATTCATTGTAATCTGAATCTGAAAAGTAGTCATCCTCTTGGGTATGCGTCTGCATCAGGTGATTAAATCTGGCGTCGTCAGAAGGGGATGGTCCTCCATTTGGAAGTTGCATTTGGGCATTTACTTCTAGGGGGGTTCCAGACATCGCAACGTTCATACTGTTGCTGGACATGGAAATTCCCACACCTTTCCCTATTTCACCAATTCGCATGTCCTTTAAGGAGTCCATatgattttcttcctccttatcTCCAATGCTCATTCGGTGGAGGCCATCTCCGTTCGAATTGGCCACAAAGAAATTTTCATCGTTCTCCTTGCTTCCACATTTAGCTAAAAATATAGGGGCTTCTTTATTATGTCCAACGTGATTTTTATTGCTCATATTTTGAGAATAGCCTCGTTCATAGTTAGCCATTTTATCAGAATCATACATTTGTACACTTATGTTCATCATACTTGAGGTTTGCCTCGTATGGTTGTACATCTGTGTGTCCATCATGTTGTTCCAACTTTGTGTTTGACCATTTGAAAAGTAATCCATGTGGGGCATATTTTCTTTGTCACCATTTTGGTGGGGACCGAGTTGTCCTATCGCTCTGTCGGCCAGCATATCTCCACTGGGAGCGAACGTTCTCGGGAAGAATTGTTCATTCGTCTCATCTGCTAGAGGATTTTCCAAATGGTCAAAGGCATCACGCgatcttccttcccctttctccaCTTCCACTTCggctgatttttttttttttttctttttttttcccctctcctGTCCACCCCTTGTTAAGTAGTGTATATAATTAGTACTGTAATCGCGCCTATTATAAAACGTGGGAATATAATAAAAGTCAAGCATGTTATCAAAGTAGTACATATATCGAACAAACCCCAGAAATTCAAATTggtacatatttttccttgtcctTTTAACCTTAATTAATACATTGTTCACTTTTGCTGAATTGGCTGAcacgaaggaggaaaacatgTCATTATTGTTAACTCTAAGgattaaattttcatcatttctgtgtccatttttctgGAGATGAAATAattctgttattttttttatgcccccTAAGCTTTCCACGGCTGACAATCCcctgcttccttttttgaccCTCCCTGGGATTTCCACACAGATATATTCACTCTTCCTCAACTTATCAAAGTAGACACTttcgtttctttctttttttttcttcctcttcgtgTAGAGATCCTCGCTCGGCGAATCGCCTTCCTCCGCGGGAATTCCTACAATAAGGCGATTAGTACAGATGGTTATTATAACGGACATTGTATCGGTTCGCGGTGAGGCTAAACGCTAAGCTCGGTGTGCATACAGCTAAATATGCAAAGTACGCATCGGAAACATGGCAATCCCTTCTGCCTATTGGGCACTTACCTTCCTCGTCGATGGTCATTTTGCAATTGAGAGGCTGACAATACTTCGTCAAGGGTGGGAGTCAACGCGCAGTTATCCCTCTTCTCTTCAGGGCGCTCTATATTGTGTACCTGCTTGGgcaatttcccccctttacaAATATCACCGCGCCTACGGTTAGAGAGATGGCCCCATTCTCCCAATTTGTGTGCAGACGAGGGGAGCAGGCGGAATCcctaaaggaaagaacaacgCGAATGTTGCGTCACAAGTTCACACTGTtgggcagaaaaaaaaaaaaaaaaaaaaaaaaaaatatgaaccgttcaggtaaaaagtGGTAAAAGTGGCATAAATGACAAACTTGGCGGAGATGCATTTACGACCCCCCCTCTTCTACGTCACAGAAAGGGAATCAAATTTTGTTGCTGCAGAATGTGCTGAAGGGGACAGGGGCATTCACAAATTTGCGGTGCGTTCGGGACAAAGTGAACCGTTTTGAAAGTGGGCACCCATATTTGCCTAGGCGTAATTGCTAAGGGTGGGTTGAAGATACGTTTATGTAGCAAACGCTTAGGCAGAAAAGGCTACACCCAAGCGTGGTTCTCAGAAATAGAGCATAAATCAGTGGAGACTAGAACAAAGGAATCATGGAACGtgggaaggggaggaaaaaattgccaaacGGGGATTATCGTATGCAGAGAAAATTGGCAAGCGCGGGGTAAGTTGTTGCTAAGCGTgtaggaggggggaaatgtcaaaagggaaaggaaaagcaggCGGATACAAAACAGGGGGGGAACAAGTAGCGTAAACACAAATAGGTTAGGAATAACCGCGGTTCCGCTCGGCTTTCCACCTGCGCACCTGCGAATACAGCGGGAGAAGAGCCCAGCCATTCCAAGTACTCCACAGAAGTGTACAATGCTGTCGCtgcacaaaataaaaagagtaaGCAACGCCCACCGCCTACTACTGAcggaagaaagaaacaagATTCACGTGGTCATACATGAACATGAAAACTTCTTACCAAAAAATAACAGCAAAACCTGCAGGAACAAGTACAAAAATGTAGGCAACCTTCACAGAATCATCCACAGTGGGGTATTGAAAGGgcacaaaaatgtgtatttCTACAAATGTCTATTGCGCATTGcagagaaaaggagaaatgatCTAACATTACaccaaataaatataattctaAAGGCACTCCTACGAGGTAAGATATATAGATATGTCTCATTTCACTCGTTCGAAATGCCCATTTTGAACCAC
This DNA window, taken from Plasmodium knowlesi strain H genome assembly, chromosome: 13, encodes the following:
- a CDS encoding general transcription factor 3C polypeptide 5, putative, whose amino-acid sequence is MTIDEEGIPAEEGDSPSEDLYTKRKKKKERNESVYFDKLRKSEYICVEIPGRVKKGSRGLSAVESLGGIKKITELFHLQKNGHRNDENLILRVNNNDMFSSFVSANSAKVNNVLIKVKRTRKNMYQFEFLGFVRYMYYFDNMLDFYYIPTFYNRRDYSTNYIHYLTRGGQERGKKKKKKKKSAEVEVEKGEGRSRDAFDHLENPLADETNEQFFPRTFAPSGDMLADRAIGQLGPHQNGDKENMPHMDYFSNGQTQSWNNMMDTQMYNHTRQTSSMMNISVQMYDSDKMANYERGYSQNMSNKNHVGHNKEAPIFLAKCGSKENDENFFVANSNGDGLHRMSIGDKEEENHMDSLKDMRIGEIGKGVGISMSSNSMNVAMSGTPLEVNAQMQLPNGGPSPSDDARFNHLMQTHTQEDDYFSDSDYNELYKKVISCKSNIELFDHVKESEFSTDESEGYELNCCIHSKSTNPYYYRNYEATTTSRYLREYRYLISKFTAPISSNVEASKEEMEKFIQELIINRTEQGARGGSTLQSVVGMAPHLQEVVEEQVQNRNNWGKPVGEYSDARGVLDVRGGDDGENRTGEDAGVHCDDHPDNLSDGEELLMKFPERSGPAQDDQETNESKTASRSVNHTEKQSNQIIVSKKTVHCNPIAKFDDPTFPSIPFDSALKKYVSDKLYKRVKDLFEVRPIWSKEVILEHLDSVSTYCLKSCFSRICFYFTDGPWRRTYCKYGYDPRKDPSSYIYQTIDFRDNYFREIKMKSANEMNKVILKRKNFIDRVVTKIIKRVNITGTRNTNKKGKREEESTSQKGSNTMSVKEESNTDKVHSDENEKRDFNIYSELSQNFSQHHDDNLGSMSYGDKSVYHPSTSNQYPKDIGDLKNMFDIYSSAASSNDEITPQMDEEINDIFQFLKKSITFHLRKSFSAESHFSVSPLKLSTVYQYIDIYDNNVADYLSNLKTQDVCTKDYGWMNSNDIAKIRDILFVRSVTLRRAHLK